A stretch of Gemmatimonadota bacterium DNA encodes these proteins:
- a CDS encoding DUF2202 domain-containing protein, with product MAFNKELAMLRRLPLAAALVATLACTEDSTVVAPAYVTLTTPVAAAVDTAIQDEFRAEQIYLRVLVDHGNVLPFYNIVVAEQRHSTSLGAILERRGIGIPDSDWTLENVPRFATVTAACAAGVVAEQENIAMYDRLLLTELPNDVRNVFTNNRRASLDRHLPAFESCR from the coding sequence ATGGCATTCAACAAGGAGCTCGCCATGCTACGCCGCCTGCCGCTCGCCGCCGCCCTCGTCGCGACCCTCGCCTGCACCGAGGACAGCACCGTCGTCGCGCCCGCCTATGTCACGCTCACCACGCCGGTCGCCGCCGCGGTCGACACCGCGATCCAGGACGAGTTCCGCGCCGAACAGATCTACCTCCGCGTGCTCGTCGACCATGGGAACGTCCTCCCCTTCTACAACATCGTCGTCGCCGAGCAACGGCATTCGACCTCGCTCGGTGCGATCCTCGAGCGTCGCGGCATCGGCATCCCGGACAGCGACTGGACGCTCGAGAACGTGCCGCGCTTCGCGACCGTGACCGCGGCGTGCGCTGCGGGTGTGGTCGCCGAGCAGGAGAACATCGCGATGTACGACCGGCTCCTCCTGACCGAGCTCCCGAACGACGTGCGCAACGTCTTCACGAACAACCGCCGGGCATCGCTCGACCGGCACCTGCCCGCCTTCGAGAGCTGTCGATGA
- a CDS encoding response regulator transcription factor — protein MRLLLVEDDPRMAATAAQYLRNAGFAVDVAPDGTTALREANINPYDAVMLDLGLPDIDGLEVCRRLRARQQPLRILMATARDAVEDRIAGLDTGADDYIVKPYALGELVARLRALLRRPAESLPQVLRVGDLALDTSTRTAARGPRAIALTTKEFAVLEVLMRHPGAVLTREHISEHAWDQNYDPFSNVIDVYIGRLRRKIDATGDAPMVETVRGAGYRLNAVTGA, from the coding sequence ATGCGCCTGCTCCTCGTCGAGGACGACCCGCGGATGGCGGCGACCGCCGCCCAATACCTGCGCAACGCCGGCTTCGCCGTGGACGTCGCGCCGGACGGCACGACCGCGCTTCGCGAGGCCAATATCAACCCATATGATGCGGTCATGCTCGATCTCGGGCTACCCGACATCGATGGCCTCGAGGTCTGCCGGCGCCTCCGCGCCCGCCAGCAACCGCTCCGGATCCTCATGGCCACGGCGCGCGATGCGGTCGAGGACCGCATCGCCGGCCTCGACACCGGCGCCGACGACTACATCGTCAAGCCGTACGCCCTCGGCGAGCTGGTCGCCCGGCTGCGAGCCCTGCTGCGGCGGCCCGCCGAATCGCTGCCGCAGGTACTTCGCGTGGGCGACCTCGCCCTCGACACCTCCACGCGCACCGCCGCGCGGGGACCGCGCGCCATCGCGCTGACCACCAAGGAGTTCGCCGTGCTCGAGGTGCTCATGCGGCACCCCGGCGCCGTCCTCACGCGCGAGCACATCAGCGAGCACGCCTGGGACCAGAACTACGATCCGTTCAGCAACGTCATCGACGTCTACATCGGGCGGCTCCGGCGGAAGATCGACGCCACCGGCGACGCGCCCATGGTCGAGACGGTCCGCGGGGCGGGGTACCGGCTCAACGCGGTGACCGGCGCATGA
- a CDS encoding efflux RND transporter periplasmic adaptor subunit, whose amino-acid sequence MILVAPRRAARAARLVLALVAPASLLVSCGGDAAAVPEAAVVADTALLSAEAVAIGQFELVAVAEQAWSDAWKVPARVSLDPGSTQPLGSIVEGRVLEVKVFPGDLVREGDIVAVIHSHEVMDARQKLSAAKAAAISADSAASVADAAAGRAERLLAARAVSQAEVERSRAARTAAAAGRDAAHAELERATAFVEHLVGSGTPAGTDEHAALIRAPFDGVVTGREAQPGQVVLVGQPLVTIAREGMLGVVVRLPEEAVASIAMGGVVHFEVPAYPRRVFEARVSRVAPVVDSLSRAIEVWAAIRGDGQRLLRAEMTADAELMGATGAKVLAVPMGAIQVMEGDTVVVLGSRMGEGLLLEARAVKVGRRTSTFAEILGGVVKGDSVLGSGAAIGKAEILKRRAAAEGGE is encoded by the coding sequence GTGATCCTCGTCGCTCCCCGCCGCGCTGCGCGCGCGGCACGCCTCGTCCTCGCGCTCGTCGCGCCCGCCTCGCTCCTCGTTTCCTGCGGCGGCGACGCGGCGGCGGTCCCCGAAGCGGCGGTCGTCGCCGACACGGCCCTCCTCTCCGCCGAAGCGGTCGCGATCGGCCAGTTCGAGCTCGTCGCCGTCGCCGAGCAGGCCTGGAGCGATGCCTGGAAGGTCCCGGCGCGCGTGAGCCTCGATCCCGGGTCCACCCAGCCGCTCGGCAGCATCGTCGAGGGGCGCGTGCTGGAGGTGAAGGTCTTCCCCGGGGACCTGGTGAGGGAGGGCGACATCGTCGCGGTGATCCACTCGCATGAGGTGATGGACGCGCGCCAGAAGCTCTCGGCCGCGAAGGCGGCCGCGATCTCCGCCGATTCCGCGGCGTCGGTCGCCGACGCGGCGGCCGGCCGCGCCGAACGCTTGCTGGCCGCGCGCGCCGTGTCGCAGGCAGAGGTCGAGCGGTCCCGTGCCGCGCGCACCGCCGCCGCCGCCGGGCGCGACGCCGCGCATGCGGAGCTCGAGCGAGCGACCGCGTTCGTGGAACATCTGGTCGGGAGCGGAACGCCGGCCGGGACCGATGAACATGCCGCGCTCATCCGGGCGCCATTCGACGGGGTCGTCACCGGGCGAGAGGCGCAGCCGGGCCAGGTGGTCCTCGTGGGGCAGCCGCTCGTGACCATCGCGCGCGAGGGGATGCTCGGGGTCGTCGTGCGGCTGCCCGAGGAGGCGGTGGCGAGCATCGCGATGGGAGGCGTCGTGCACTTCGAGGTGCCGGCGTATCCCCGGCGCGTGTTCGAGGCGCGGGTGTCGCGCGTGGCCCCAGTGGTCGACTCGCTCTCGCGGGCCATCGAGGTCTGGGCCGCGATCCGCGGCGACGGGCAACGCCTGCTGCGCGCTGAGATGACCGCCGATGCCGAGCTGATGGGCGCCACGGGCGCGAAGGTGCTCGCCGTGCCGATGGGTGCGATCCAGGTGATGGAAGGGGACACCGTCGTCGTGCTCGGGTCCCGCATGGGTGAAGGGCTGCTGCTCGAGGCGCGCGCGGTCAAGGTCGGTCGCCGCACCTCGACCTTCGCCGAGATCCTCGGCGGCGTCGTGAAGGGCGATTCGGTCCTGGGGAGCGGCGCGGCGATCGGCAAGGCGGAGATCCTCAAGCGTCGCGCGGCGGCGGAGGGAGGCGAATGA
- a CDS encoding TolC family protein, whose protein sequence is MLFVSLASMARAQAPSAPPRLSLADAVRAATATGPAAQAAAGRRAELVGRARTDAQWANPTLELRRENQGAPIPFDDFATLTVPIDVTGRRFALRSALGASRERAAADALALTRAAEFATARAWWHSWAAEHLATVAREQSELTTRVAQLDSLRAAEGEVSEAAAYRMRIEAQRARLAAAQAVAAAAAARAQLAAIIGQPDPATVAIAEPILTFSELPTLEAALAAAERDRPDLAAARAAERAAERRRVAESRGAVPDVGLSGGYKGTGGYATAQFGLVLTPPLLNLNGGNRERTAGELLTATADRRMTELRVATEVRAALASAEALDAGAAGFDGTFVAQAGIVANAAEAAYREGASSLVELLDAFRAATDARADYVRGTLDRALVRLDLRRAIGAPAVEVP, encoded by the coding sequence GTGCTCTTCGTGAGCCTGGCCTCGATGGCGCGCGCGCAGGCGCCATCGGCGCCCCCGCGCCTCTCCCTCGCCGACGCGGTGCGAGCGGCCACCGCGACCGGACCGGCTGCCCAGGCCGCCGCAGGCCGACGGGCCGAACTGGTCGGTCGTGCGCGCACCGACGCCCAATGGGCCAATCCCACCCTCGAACTCCGGCGCGAGAACCAGGGTGCGCCGATCCCGTTCGATGACTTCGCCACGCTCACGGTGCCGATCGACGTCACGGGGCGGCGATTCGCGCTCCGCTCGGCGCTCGGCGCCTCGCGCGAACGCGCCGCGGCGGACGCGCTCGCGCTCACGCGCGCCGCGGAGTTCGCGACCGCACGCGCCTGGTGGCACTCATGGGCCGCGGAGCATCTCGCGACGGTCGCGAGGGAGCAGTCGGAGCTCACGACACGGGTGGCGCAGCTCGACTCACTGCGCGCGGCCGAAGGGGAGGTCTCCGAGGCCGCGGCGTATCGCATGCGGATCGAGGCGCAGCGGGCGCGCCTCGCGGCGGCACAGGCGGTCGCTGCGGCCGCCGCCGCCCGCGCACAGCTCGCAGCGATCATCGGACAGCCGGATCCCGCGACCGTCGCCATCGCCGAGCCGATCCTCACGTTCTCGGAGCTCCCGACGCTCGAGGCGGCGCTCGCCGCGGCCGAACGCGATCGCCCCGATCTCGCTGCCGCGCGGGCGGCCGAGCGTGCCGCAGAGCGGCGTCGTGTCGCCGAGTCGCGCGGGGCCGTTCCCGATGTCGGACTGAGCGGCGGCTACAAGGGTACCGGCGGATATGCCACCGCGCAGTTCGGCCTGGTCCTCACGCCACCGCTGCTCAACCTCAACGGCGGCAACCGCGAGCGGACCGCCGGCGAGCTGCTCACGGCGACCGCCGATCGGCGCATGACGGAGTTGCGTGTCGCCACCGAGGTGCGCGCGGCGCTCGCGTCCGCTGAGGCGCTCGATGCCGGGGCGGCAGGATTCGACGGCACCTTCGTCGCGCAGGCGGGGATCGTCGCCAACGCGGCCGAGGCGGCGTATCGCGAGGGCGCCTCCTCGCTCGTGGAACTGCTCGATGCCTTCCGCGCCGCGACCGACGCGCGCGCGGACTACGTGCGCGGCACCCTCGACCGCGCGCTCGTTCGACTTGACCTGCGGCGCGCCATCGGCGCGCCCGCCGTGGAGGTTCCGTGA
- a CDS encoding patatin-like phospholipase family protein, translated as MNGSLVLPPKVALVLGGGGLKGFAHIGVLRAFEERGIRPTVVAGTSIGSLIAAAYAGGMPIAEMERRALDLRKSDLFRIDHISMVTKRMLAPALYLGKPLERIVRDIVPTGTFRELGRTLLVNTVDLEAASQVLFGLPGLDDVQIWEAVYASCALPGFFPPGVLAGRTCADGGISDNVPALAASHGMDAVIAVDVGSTNIARARRIKEKGFAAIYMRSAQIMMKSLQSQQLLQWQGPPLLLVRPAVWQFNMFSFAHVRRMIDLGYEAAVDALDRAGASLMLGGVWPRRMVDIRVDRAACTGCALCVTLAPKSMIMDQSGKAEVLVSPVEWSRADGDFVHQCPTNAIHVEAIDGANRRETMEMPILEDAD; from the coding sequence GTGAACGGGAGTTTGGTCCTGCCCCCCAAGGTCGCGCTCGTGCTCGGCGGGGGCGGCCTCAAGGGGTTCGCGCACATCGGCGTGCTGCGCGCCTTCGAGGAGCGCGGCATCCGGCCGACCGTGGTCGCCGGCACGAGCATCGGGTCGCTCATCGCCGCGGCGTACGCGGGCGGGATGCCGATCGCGGAGATGGAGCGCCGCGCCCTCGACCTCCGGAAGAGCGACCTCTTCCGGATCGACCACATCTCGATGGTCACCAAGCGGATGCTCGCGCCCGCGCTCTACCTCGGGAAGCCACTCGAGCGGATCGTGCGCGACATCGTGCCCACCGGGACCTTCCGCGAACTCGGCCGCACGCTCCTCGTGAACACGGTGGACCTCGAGGCGGCGTCGCAGGTGCTCTTCGGCCTCCCGGGCCTCGATGACGTGCAGATCTGGGAGGCGGTGTACGCCTCATGCGCCCTCCCCGGCTTCTTCCCGCCGGGGGTGCTCGCGGGGCGCACCTGCGCCGATGGCGGCATCTCCGACAATGTCCCGGCCCTCGCCGCCTCGCACGGCATGGACGCGGTGATCGCGGTGGACGTCGGGAGCACGAACATCGCGCGCGCGCGGCGGATCAAGGAGAAGGGGTTCGCGGCGATCTACATGCGCTCGGCGCAGATCATGATGAAGTCGCTTCAGTCGCAGCAACTGCTCCAGTGGCAGGGGCCCCCGCTGCTCCTCGTGCGGCCCGCGGTCTGGCAGTTCAACATGTTCTCGTTCGCCCACGTGCGCCGGATGATCGACCTCGGCTACGAGGCGGCGGTGGATGCGCTCGACCGCGCCGGGGCGTCGCTGATGCTCGGCGGCGTCTGGCCGCGGCGGATGGTGGACATCCGGGTCGACCGGGCCGCCTGCACCGGCTGTGCGCTCTGCGTGACGCTGGCACCGAAGTCGATGATCATGGACCAGTCGGGGAAGGCCGAGGTGCTCGTGAGTCCGGTCGAGTGGTCGCGGGCGGACGGGGATTTCGTGCACCAGTGCCCGACGAACGCCATCCATGTGGAGGCGATCGACGGGGCCAACCGCCGGGAGACGATGGAAATGCCGATACTCGAGGACGCCGACTAG
- a CDS encoding redoxin domain-containing protein: MAQDPAPSTGPKVGDMAPDFTLPASTQAGVTPRPIRLSELRGQVVVIAFFPKSRTRG, from the coding sequence ATGGCGCAGGACCCCGCCCCCTCCACGGGACCGAAGGTCGGCGACATGGCGCCGGACTTCACGCTCCCCGCGAGCACCCAAGCGGGAGTCACCCCGCGCCCCATCCGCCTCTCCGAGCTCCGCGGACAGGTCGTCGTCATCGCCTTCTTCCCGAAGAGTCGAACCCGAGGTTGA
- a CDS encoding HAMP domain-containing protein produces MSPAVGTARGRSIRLRLTLWYALSILAILLVGTVVARTLVRRSLETEFTRSLESSVALVQGFFRTELAEYRRIDATLAHIAGELIIPDRHIEFLRPDGTTFEPPAALRAATTTQLPPPVRERRVLLNPRLAPGWEVRVEASLAALVRQERAVDRGALLAVPLAFVLAFVVGWVLTGRTLRPVAGMADAADRITAGAGGRLPIADPHDELGRLGLRFNALLDRLDDAFARQRRFLADAAHELRTPIARARGVGELALSVPATPADRQALEQTQHELETMSALVDELLELARTEAGGGAPDHRTVYLDDIVAESARAFGALASRRQMRIEVEVPEEVPVQGNAATLERLLGVLVENALRYSEPGGVVRVAARRGTDGAELVVADEGIGIPPEERARLFERFFRGTRARRVAPDGSGLGLAIAQAIAQRHGARIVFDPDVAVGTRVIVHFG; encoded by the coding sequence ATGAGTCCCGCGGTCGGGACCGCGCGCGGCCGCTCCATCCGCCTTCGCCTCACCCTGTGGTACGCGCTGTCCATCCTCGCGATCCTCCTCGTGGGCACGGTCGTCGCGCGCACCCTCGTGCGCCGCTCGCTCGAAACGGAGTTCACGCGCTCGCTCGAGTCGTCCGTCGCGCTCGTGCAGGGGTTCTTCCGCACCGAGCTGGCCGAGTACCGGCGGATCGACGCGACGCTCGCGCACATCGCCGGCGAGCTGATCATCCCGGACCGGCACATCGAGTTCCTGCGGCCCGACGGCACCACGTTCGAGCCACCCGCCGCGCTGCGCGCGGCCACGACCACGCAGCTGCCCCCTCCGGTCCGCGAGCGACGGGTCCTCCTCAACCCGCGCCTCGCGCCCGGCTGGGAGGTTCGCGTCGAGGCCTCGCTCGCGGCCCTCGTCCGCCAGGAGCGCGCCGTCGATCGGGGTGCGCTGCTCGCGGTGCCGCTCGCCTTCGTCCTCGCGTTCGTCGTGGGATGGGTCCTCACCGGGCGGACGCTCCGCCCCGTCGCGGGGATGGCCGATGCCGCCGACCGCATCACCGCGGGTGCGGGCGGGCGTCTCCCCATCGCGGATCCGCACGACGAGCTGGGCCGTCTCGGCCTGCGCTTCAACGCCCTGCTCGACCGCCTCGACGACGCGTTCGCGCGCCAACGGCGATTCCTCGCCGACGCCGCGCACGAGTTGCGCACGCCCATCGCGCGCGCGCGCGGCGTGGGGGAACTCGCGCTCTCCGTGCCCGCCACACCAGCCGACCGCCAGGCGCTCGAGCAGACCCAGCACGAGCTTGAGACGATGTCTGCCCTCGTCGACGAACTGCTCGAGCTCGCGAGGACCGAGGCCGGGGGCGGTGCCCCGGACCATCGGACGGTCTATCTGGACGACATCGTCGCCGAGAGTGCGCGCGCCTTCGGTGCCCTGGCCTCGCGCCGCCAGATGCGCATCGAGGTGGAGGTGCCGGAGGAGGTGCCGGTGCAGGGGAACGCCGCCACGCTCGAGCGACTCCTCGGCGTCCTCGTGGAGAACGCGCTCCGCTACTCGGAGCCCGGTGGTGTCGTCCGCGTCGCGGCGCGCCGCGGGACCGATGGCGCCGAGCTCGTCGTCGCCGACGAGGGCATCGGCATCCCGCCCGAGGAGCGTGCCCGACTCTTCGAACGGTTCTTCCGCGGCACCCGCGCCCGCCGGGTGGCCCCCGACGGCAGCGGACTCGGCCTGGCCATCGCGCAGGCCATCGCCCAGCGGCACGGCGCTCGGATCGTCTTCGATCCGGACGTCGCGGTCGGTACCCGGGTCATCGTCCACTTCGGCTAG
- the acnA gene encoding aconitate hydratase AcnA encodes MASNNSFRSRDTLTVDGQPYTFYRLDALSGLSGNTVSRLPFSLRVLLENLLRNEDGGFVKPADIEALARWDVKQPVDKEIAFRTARVLLQDFTGVPCVVDLAAMRDALAALGGDPTRINPLQPVDLVIDHSVQVDEYGVEAAELLNTKLEYERNGERYQFLRWGGTALRNFRVVPPGTGICHQVNLEYLGQVAFVGEEDGQKAVYCDSLVGTDSHTTMINGLGVLGWGVGGIEAEAAMLGQPVSMLIPEVIGFKLTGKLPLGAMATDLVLTCTEMLRKKKVVGKFVEYYGPGLGSLALADRATIANMAPEYGATMGFFPVDEETLKYLRLSGRSEHQVKLVEAYTKAQGLFRTSETPDPVFTDTLELDLSTVVPSLAGPKRPQDRIALTGMKANYAEAFKAEKERLAAAAAAKAGTATGAAAATMVSEGGPIDAVSSVDCTHRGHSFQLKDGAVVIAAITSCTNTSNPSVMLAAGLLAQKAVAAGLSTKPWVKTSLAPGSKVVRDYFDKAGVQPALNTLGFQIVGYGCTTCIGNSGPLPETISKAIDDGKLTVAAVLSGNRNFEGRVNPQTRFNYLASPPLVVAYALAGRVDIDFDKEPIGVGAKGPVFLRDIWPSTKEVEDIVLTSVKREHFEKEYGDVFGGDAEWKAIKAPTGSRYVWDDKSTYVKHPPYFDGITMTPPGVQRIAGARVLGMFGDSITTDHISPAGSIAEKSPAGVWLKSLGVEKKDFNSYGARRGNHEVMMRGTFANIRLKNDLTPGMEGWWTRTTKDAEPTSFYEASMAYQKAGTPLVIIAGKEYGTGSSRDWAAKGTMLLGVRAVIAESFERIHRSNLVGMGVIPLEFVNGETRQSLGLTGFEAITIEGMSDTMTPRATLTVKADGGTFQVRSRIDTPEEMNYYRHGGILQYVLRQLAAK; translated from the coding sequence ATGGCCTCCAACAACAGCTTCCGCAGCCGCGACACGCTCACCGTCGACGGGCAGCCGTACACGTTCTACCGCCTCGACGCCTTGTCCGGCCTGTCCGGCAACACCGTGTCCCGCCTGCCCTTCTCGCTCCGCGTCCTGCTGGAGAACCTCCTGCGCAACGAGGACGGCGGCTTCGTGAAGCCGGCCGACATCGAAGCCCTCGCCCGCTGGGACGTGAAGCAGCCGGTCGACAAGGAGATCGCGTTCCGCACGGCCCGGGTCCTCCTCCAGGACTTCACCGGCGTCCCCTGCGTGGTCGACCTCGCCGCGATGCGCGACGCCCTTGCCGCCCTCGGCGGCGACCCGACGCGGATCAACCCGCTCCAGCCGGTCGACCTCGTGATCGACCACTCGGTGCAGGTCGACGAGTACGGCGTGGAGGCGGCGGAACTGCTCAACACCAAGCTCGAGTACGAGCGGAACGGTGAGCGCTACCAGTTCCTCCGCTGGGGCGGCACCGCCCTGCGCAACTTCCGCGTGGTGCCCCCGGGCACCGGCATCTGCCACCAGGTGAACCTCGAGTATCTCGGGCAGGTCGCGTTCGTCGGCGAGGAGGACGGGCAGAAGGCCGTCTACTGCGACTCGCTCGTCGGCACCGACTCGCACACGACGATGATCAACGGCCTGGGCGTGCTCGGCTGGGGCGTGGGCGGGATCGAGGCCGAGGCGGCGATGCTGGGGCAGCCGGTCTCGATGCTCATCCCCGAGGTCATCGGCTTCAAGCTCACCGGCAAGCTCCCGCTCGGCGCGATGGCGACGGACCTCGTGCTCACCTGCACCGAGATGCTCCGCAAGAAGAAGGTCGTCGGCAAGTTCGTCGAGTACTACGGCCCGGGCCTCGGCTCGCTCGCCCTCGCGGACCGCGCGACGATCGCGAACATGGCGCCGGAGTACGGGGCGACGATGGGCTTCTTCCCGGTGGATGAGGAGACGCTCAAGTACCTCCGCCTCTCGGGACGCAGCGAGCACCAGGTGAAGCTCGTCGAGGCGTACACGAAGGCGCAGGGCCTCTTCCGCACCAGCGAGACGCCCGATCCGGTCTTCACCGACACGCTCGAGCTGGACCTCTCGACGGTCGTGCCGTCGCTCGCCGGTCCCAAGCGTCCGCAGGACCGTATCGCGCTCACGGGCATGAAGGCGAACTACGCCGAGGCGTTCAAGGCGGAGAAGGAGCGGCTCGCCGCCGCGGCCGCGGCGAAAGCGGGCACGGCGACGGGGGCCGCCGCCGCGACGATGGTCTCCGAGGGCGGCCCGATCGATGCCGTCTCGTCGGTGGACTGCACGCACCGCGGGCACAGCTTCCAGCTCAAGGATGGCGCGGTCGTCATCGCCGCGATCACGTCCTGCACCAACACCAGCAACCCGAGCGTGATGCTCGCCGCCGGCCTGCTCGCGCAGAAGGCCGTCGCCGCGGGACTCTCCACCAAGCCGTGGGTGAAGACCTCGCTCGCTCCGGGCTCGAAGGTCGTCCGCGACTACTTCGACAAGGCCGGCGTCCAGCCGGCGCTCAACACGCTCGGCTTCCAGATCGTCGGCTACGGCTGCACGACCTGCATCGGCAACTCGGGTCCGCTCCCGGAGACCATCAGCAAGGCGATCGACGACGGCAAGCTCACGGTCGCGGCGGTGCTCTCGGGCAACCGCAACTTCGAGGGCCGCGTCAATCCGCAGACGCGCTTCAACTACCTCGCGTCGCCGCCGCTCGTCGTGGCGTATGCGCTGGCGGGCCGCGTCGACATCGACTTCGACAAGGAGCCGATCGGCGTGGGGGCCAAGGGGCCCGTGTTCCTCCGCGACATCTGGCCCTCCACGAAGGAGGTCGAGGACATCGTCCTCACCTCGGTGAAGCGCGAGCACTTCGAGAAGGAGTACGGCGACGTCTTCGGCGGCGACGCCGAGTGGAAGGCGATCAAGGCGCCGACCGGCAGCCGCTACGTCTGGGACGACAAGTCCACCTACGTGAAGCACCCGCCCTACTTTGACGGCATCACGATGACGCCGCCGGGCGTGCAGCGGATCGCCGGCGCTCGCGTCCTCGGCATGTTCGGGGACTCGATCACCACCGACCACATCTCGCCCGCGGGTTCGATCGCCGAGAAGTCGCCGGCCGGCGTCTGGCTCAAGTCGCTCGGCGTGGAGAAGAAGGACTTCAACTCCTACGGCGCGCGGCGCGGCAACCACGAGGTGATGATGCGCGGCACTTTCGCGAACATCCGCCTCAAGAACGATCTCACGCCGGGGATGGAAGGCTGGTGGACGCGGACGACCAAGGACGCCGAACCGACCTCCTTCTATGAAGCGTCCATGGCCTACCAGAAGGCTGGTACGCCGCTCGTCATCATCGCCGGTAAGGAGTACGGCACCGGCTCGTCGCGCGACTGGGCGGCCAAGGGCACGATGCTCCTCGGCGTCCGCGCGGTGATCGCCGAGAGCTTCGAGCGCATCCATCGCTCCAACCTCGTGGGGATGGGCGTGATCCCGCTCGAGTTCGTGAACGGCGAGACACGGCAGTCGCTCGGACTCACCGGCTTCGAGGCGATCACCATCGAGGGCATGAGCGACACGATGACCCCGCGCGCGACGCTCACGGTGAAGGCCGACGGCGGGACGTTCCAGGTGCGCAGCCGGATCGACACGCCGGAGGAGATGAACTACTACCGACATGGCGGCATCCTGCAGTACGTGCTCCGGCAGCTCGCCGCGAAGTGA
- a CDS encoding redoxin domain-containing protein, which yields MEAYRDQYAQLFNNGNGVTVLAVSSDDVETQQAWAAEAKFPVTFVSDPAAVAGNAYDVKYPAVNMFRRVVFVVDKEGRIAHVMRPFRELSADAYTELGEAVKKARGAN from the coding sequence ATGGAGGCGTACCGTGATCAGTACGCCCAGCTCTTCAACAACGGCAACGGCGTGACCGTGCTGGCCGTCAGCAGCGACGACGTCGAGACCCAGCAGGCGTGGGCTGCCGAAGCGAAGTTCCCCGTCACGTTCGTGAGCGATCCGGCCGCGGTCGCCGGCAACGCCTACGATGTGAAGTATCCTGCCGTGAACATGTTCCGCCGCGTGGTGTTCGTCGTCGACAAGGAAGGGCGCATCGCGCACGTGATGCGGCCGTTCCGCGAGCTCTCCGCCGACGCGTACACCGAGCTCGGCGAAGCGGTGAAAAAGGCCCGCGGCGCCAACTGA